Proteins co-encoded in one Artemia franciscana chromosome 10, ASM3288406v1, whole genome shotgun sequence genomic window:
- the LOC136032023 gene encoding lachesin-like isoform X2 codes for MLSQKGLLIIICFCKTVQSDHHANEPSEAERSHRHHSNYNREVRVTVGRTVMLPCEVPHAGNVTVSWFRRKDVRLLSVGSMTYTSDRRVRPLYDKQSEHWFLQITRVDEADSGYYECHVGTLPPRTALVKLDVKDPTANITSGKELHVHRGSPFNITCLVHWGDMPPSNVLWTAEEKNITLGLKDYVITTTSGNPVVSSLFVARATPEKAGKYHCRPEGFTAPYVMVHVLDGSHTGITIGISRKSMYVLSGK; via the exons GCAAAACAGTGCAGTCAGATCATCATGCAAATGAGCCTTCAGAAGCAGAAAGAAGTCATCGACACCATTCAAATTACAATCGTGAAGTCCGTGTTACGGTGGGACGTACAGTTATGCTCCCATGCGAAGTTCCACACGCTGGAAATGTAACA GTTTCTTGGTTCAGAAGAAAAGATGTTCGTTTGTTAAGTGTCGGAAGCATGACATACACAAGTGACAGAAGAGTGCGACCATTATATGACAAACAGTCGGAACACTGGTTTTTACAAATTACTCGAGTGGATGAGGCAGATTCCGGTTACTATGAATGTCACGTTGGGACTCTACCTCCAAGGACAGCACTAGTTAAACTCGATGTGAAAG atCCTACAGCAAACATAACAAGCGGAAAAGAGTTGCATGTCCATAGAGGATCACCCTTCAATATAACTTGTCTAGTCCATTGGGGCGACATGCCACCAAGTAATGTACTATGGACAGCCGAAGAAAAA AATATAACATTGGGATTGAAAGATTACGTGATTACTACTACCAGTGGAAATCCAGTAGTCAGCTCACTTTTTGTAGCTAGAGCAACTCCAGAAAAAGCAGGAAAATACCATTGTAGACCAGAAGGGTTTACAGCTCCCTATGTGATGGTGCATGTTTTAGACG GTTCACATACCGGCATTACCATCGGAATTTCACGGAAATCTATGTACGTCCTAAGTGGAAAGTGA